A genomic region of Micromonospora sp. NBC_01796 contains the following coding sequences:
- a CDS encoding phosphoketolase family protein, whose protein sequence is MSTLTEPAVRGPLTEDELRLLDAYWRAANYLTVGQIYLMDNPLLREPLRAEHIKPRLLGHWGTSPGLSLIYAHANRQIVNRDLDAIYVTGPGHGGPALVANTWLEGTYSERYPSVSRDEAGMARLFRQFSFPGGIPSHVAPEVPGSIHEGGELGYSLMHAYGAAFDNPDLVVFCVVGDGEAETGPLAASWLSNVFLNPARDGAVLPILHLNGWKIANPTVLDRIPESDLVSMMRGFGYEPHVVTGDDPVRVHQLLAAAMDRALDEIQAIQAHARTTGDGDRPRWPMIVLRTPKGWTGPREVDGVAVEGTFRAHQVPLSGTRENPERLAQLERWLRGYRPEELFDAAGAPVAELRALAPTGTRRMSANPHANGGELLRDLVLPDFREYAVPVTRPGQPVSEAARVLGTWVRDVITANPDRFRLLGPDEVASNRLGAAFEVTDRAFTAARHTGDDHLSPDGRVMEVLSEHLCQGWLEGYLLTGRHGIFTSYEAFIHVVDSMVNQHAKWLKVTRDIPWRRPIASLNYLLSSHVWRQDHNGFSHQDPGFIDHVVNKKAEVVRVYLPPDANTLLSTMDHCLRSRHYINVVIAGKQPGPSWLTMEQAVLHCQRGIGIWDWASSDEGTEPDVVLACAGDVPTLETLAATDLLRRHLPELKVRVVNVVDLMRLQPESEHPHGLPDSEFDTIFTRNKPVIFAYHGYPWLIHRLTYRRTNHANLHVRGYKEEGTTTTPFDMVMLNDLDRFHLVIDVIDRVPGLGARAAHLRQAMVDARQRCRDHTRRYGEDDPRVAEWTWPGTEPTNRGSA, encoded by the coding sequence ATGAGCACCTTGACCGAACCGGCGGTACGGGGTCCGCTGACCGAAGACGAACTGCGCCTGCTGGACGCGTACTGGCGGGCGGCGAACTACCTGACGGTGGGGCAGATCTACCTGATGGACAACCCGCTGCTGCGCGAGCCGCTGCGGGCCGAGCACATCAAGCCACGGTTGCTCGGTCACTGGGGCACCAGCCCCGGACTGAGCCTGATCTACGCGCACGCCAACCGGCAGATCGTCAACCGGGACCTGGACGCCATCTACGTCACCGGACCGGGTCACGGCGGACCGGCGCTGGTGGCGAACACCTGGCTGGAGGGAACGTACAGCGAGCGGTATCCCTCGGTGAGCCGCGACGAGGCCGGCATGGCCCGGTTGTTCCGCCAGTTCTCGTTCCCCGGCGGCATCCCCAGCCACGTCGCACCGGAGGTCCCCGGGTCGATCCACGAGGGCGGCGAGCTGGGTTACTCGCTGATGCACGCGTACGGCGCCGCCTTCGACAACCCCGACCTGGTGGTCTTCTGCGTCGTCGGTGACGGTGAGGCCGAGACCGGTCCGCTCGCCGCGAGCTGGCTGTCTAACGTCTTCCTCAACCCGGCCCGGGACGGGGCGGTGCTGCCGATCCTGCACCTCAACGGCTGGAAGATCGCGAACCCGACGGTGCTCGACCGGATCCCCGAGAGCGATCTCGTGTCGATGATGCGCGGGTTCGGCTACGAGCCGCACGTCGTGACCGGCGACGATCCGGTACGGGTGCACCAACTGCTCGCGGCGGCGATGGACCGTGCGCTCGACGAGATCCAGGCGATCCAGGCGCACGCCCGTACCACCGGCGACGGCGACCGTCCGCGCTGGCCGATGATCGTCCTGCGTACGCCGAAGGGCTGGACCGGTCCGCGGGAGGTCGACGGGGTCGCGGTCGAGGGGACCTTCCGGGCCCACCAGGTGCCGCTGTCGGGGACCCGGGAGAACCCGGAGCGCCTGGCCCAACTGGAGCGGTGGCTGCGCGGCTACCGGCCGGAGGAGCTGTTCGACGCCGCGGGTGCGCCGGTGGCGGAACTGCGGGCGCTGGCACCGACCGGGACCCGACGGATGAGCGCGAACCCGCACGCCAACGGCGGCGAGCTGCTGCGGGACCTGGTGCTGCCCGACTTCCGCGAGTACGCCGTACCGGTGACCCGGCCCGGACAGCCGGTCAGCGAGGCGGCGCGGGTGCTCGGCACCTGGGTACGTGACGTGATCACCGCGAACCCGGACCGGTTCCGGCTGCTCGGACCCGACGAGGTGGCCTCGAACCGGCTCGGCGCCGCGTTCGAGGTGACCGACCGGGCGTTCACCGCCGCCCGTCACACCGGGGACGACCACCTCTCGCCGGACGGCCGGGTCATGGAGGTGCTCTCCGAGCACCTGTGCCAGGGCTGGCTGGAGGGTTACCTACTCACCGGACGGCACGGCATCTTCACCAGCTACGAGGCCTTCATCCACGTGGTCGACTCCATGGTCAACCAGCACGCGAAATGGCTGAAGGTCACCCGCGACATCCCCTGGCGACGCCCCATCGCCTCACTCAACTACCTCCTGTCCAGCCACGTCTGGCGCCAGGACCACAACGGCTTCTCCCACCAGGACCCCGGCTTCATCGACCACGTGGTGAACAAGAAGGCAGAGGTCGTCCGGGTCTACCTACCACCGGACGCCAACACCCTGCTGTCCACCATGGACCACTGCCTGCGCAGCCGGCACTACATCAACGTGGTGATCGCCGGCAAACAGCCGGGACCGAGCTGGCTCACCATGGAACAGGCGGTGTTGCACTGCCAACGGGGAATCGGGATCTGGGACTGGGCCAGCAGTGACGAGGGGACCGAACCCGACGTGGTGCTGGCCTGCGCCGGGGACGTACCGACCCTGGAGACCCTGGCCGCGACGGATCTCCTGCGCCGGCATCTGCCCGAGCTGAAGGTACGGGTGGTCAACGTGGTCGACCTGATGCGGCTGCAACCCGAGAGCGAACACCCGCACGGGTTGCCGGACTCCGAGTTCGACACCATCTTCACCCGGAACAAGCCGGTCATCTTCGCCTATCACGGCTACCCCTGGCTGATCCACCGGCTCACCTACCGCCGTACGAACCACGCCAACCTGCACGTACGGGGTTACAAGGAGGAGGGGACCACCACCACCCCGTTCGACATGGTCATGCTCAACGACCTCGACCGCTTCCACCTCGTCATCGACGTGATCGACCGGGTTCCCGGCCTCGGCGCCAGGGCCGCCCACCTGCGCCAGGCGATGGTCGACGCCCGGCAGCGGTGCCGGGACCACACCCGCCGGTACGGCGAGGACGACCCTCGGGTGGCGGAGTGGACCTGGCCGGGTACGGAACCGACGAACCGTGGGTCAGCATGA